The following coding sequences are from one Methanosarcina sp. WWM596 window:
- a CDS encoding response regulator: MAEGRILIVEDEHIVAMGIKRMLKNLGYTLAGVASSGEDAISKTESTFPDLVLMDIMLKGDMNGIEAAKEIKARFDVPVVYLTACSESKIVERAWKTGPLGYIVKPFDEKDLQKSIDVALCRHRMEKNELEKGSDKAEKVSEKPEKPEKPEKPEKDLEKCGKNSRKSLESVECTERFQNLK; encoded by the coding sequence ATGGCAGAAGGAAGAATTCTGATTGTCGAAGATGAACATATTGTCGCAATGGGAATAAAACGGATGTTAAAGAATTTGGGATATACACTGGCAGGCGTTGCTTCATCCGGAGAGGACGCTATAAGCAAAACCGAAAGCACTTTTCCTGACCTTGTGCTGATGGACATAATGCTGAAAGGAGATATGAACGGGATAGAAGCTGCAAAAGAGATCAAAGCACGCTTTGATGTGCCTGTGGTTTACCTGACCGCCTGCTCCGAAAGCAAAATAGTGGAACGTGCCTGGAAGACAGGGCCTCTTGGGTATATTGTGAAACCGTTTGACGAAAAGGACCTGCAAAAGAGTATTGATGTAGCTCTGTGCAGGCACAGGATGGAAAAAAATGAGCTTGAAAAGGGCTCTGATAAAGCTGAGAAAGTTTCTGAAAAGCCAGAAAAGCCAGAAAAACCAGAAAAACCAGAAAAAGATTTAGAAAAGTGTGGAAAAAACTCAAGAAAAAGTCTTGAGTCGGTTGAATGCACTGAAAGATTTCAGAATTTAAAATAA
- a CDS encoding winged helix-turn-helix domain-containing protein yields the protein MSSSLCDTIWLSEKKKNLLLLLMEGPRNIEQIKTSLNVTAKAMMPQIKILKKQELILQKEDTYELSEIGKLVVGNMLPLLNTFEVIEENKEYWASRDTSMIPMDMFMRLGELGECMVIEPDLNHLFDLPREFTENLAKSRCILSSLSYYHPLYPSLYSKLAKSEVEVELVLTESVFERLKHDSPGDLQSLFDSENTIVAVCEESLGIPTIAVTDRFMYLCLFDRQGRYDHRKVMSFDESALRWGRELFMHYRKSAREVTDV from the coding sequence ATGAGCTCATCTTTATGTGATACTATCTGGCTTTCTGAAAAAAAGAAAAACCTTCTCCTCCTGTTGATGGAAGGGCCCCGGAACATCGAGCAGATCAAGACCTCTCTTAATGTGACTGCTAAAGCGATGATGCCTCAGATCAAGATCCTGAAAAAACAGGAGTTGATCCTCCAGAAAGAGGACACTTATGAACTTTCGGAGATTGGAAAATTGGTGGTAGGGAACATGCTGCCCCTGCTCAACACATTTGAGGTCATCGAAGAAAACAAGGAATACTGGGCAAGCCGGGATACGAGCATGATACCGATGGACATGTTCATGCGCCTTGGTGAACTCGGGGAATGCATGGTGATCGAACCTGACCTGAACCACCTTTTTGACCTCCCCAGGGAATTTACTGAAAATCTTGCAAAATCCAGGTGCATCCTGAGCTCCCTTTCTTATTATCATCCTCTGTATCCTTCTTTATATTCAAAGCTTGCAAAGAGTGAGGTTGAAGTGGAACTCGTGCTAACGGAATCCGTATTTGAGAGGCTTAAACATGACTCCCCCGGCGACCTTCAGTCCCTTTTTGACTCAGAAAATACAATTGTAGCGGTCTGTGAAGAAAGCCTTGGAATTCCCACCATTGCTGTCACTGACCGTTTTATGTACCTCTGCCTTTTCGACAGGCAGGGAAGATATGACCACAGAAAGGTGATGAGCTTCGATGAAAGTGCACTTCGCTGGGGCAGGGAACTTTTCATGCATTACAGGAAATCCGCCCGGGAAGTAACAGACGTTTAA
- a CDS encoding histidine kinase dimerization/phosphoacceptor domain -containing protein: MRFKEVPLKSKLVIFIVVGIFLVLAVSTAIIINTVTAQEEMLAYQKSVEMASNYANQFDADMKANRAVARTLALTMAKYKASDREEAMDILKNILKENPNLIGVYAGYEPDAFDGRDSEYVNAPGHDATGRFVPYCNMINGQITIDPLVNYDSSDYYQLPKTTGKDVLTEPYFYEGVFMVSYDSPIFKDGEFTGIAGVDVPLEYVDEIASKINTFDTGYAFMVSNSGIFLSHPTQKDWIGKKSLSDFDVEEIRRAADDIQKGIGGNIEINDPITGKTVIMFYEPVETGDFAFVLVVPKEEMLAGVTALRNRLLIISAISILFMAALAYMIARSITRPIDEIVEDFKSIAQDAVKGKLDVRANTDVEIDFREIPTGLNEILKAVIIPIREAMRVTNALAQGELKERVNVDVQGEFRDLGDTLDKFSETLNRIIDDSNAVLMAFQNNDFKREILVHGHGDFKLLTDGIEETRRALDLVTAQRREAEKALLDYSLELERSNKLKEEMERVINNSPVIVFLWKFEEGWPAEFVSENITRLGYDAEDFASKEILYGDIVHPEDLVKMQKELARNVEAGCDVYTSEYRIFTKSGEVRWVDERTFIQRDGKGGIHLQGIILDITDHKKAEEALLQIEEIHKKEIHHRIKNNLQVISTLLYLESGNFSDRKVIEAFKDSQHRVKSMALVHEKLYQSEDMVNVDFADYIKNLADYLSQAYSTGSGEVSLKLDVENVFLGMDTAVPLGIIINELVSNALKHAFSKGEDGEIRIQLHRDGGNLPGNRDNYKNAEDQVAKSEKVDSTGFSSIQGNKKVEDRLTMIVRDNGRGFPKDLDFRNTDSLGLQLVTALVDQINGSIELDTSRGTGFIIVFQELKYKPRV; the protein is encoded by the coding sequence ATGAGGTTCAAAGAGGTCCCCTTAAAATCAAAACTGGTTATCTTTATTGTTGTGGGGATTTTTCTGGTTCTGGCTGTATCCACGGCAATTATTATAAACACGGTTACGGCTCAGGAAGAAATGTTGGCCTACCAGAAATCCGTTGAAATGGCTTCCAATTATGCAAACCAGTTTGATGCGGACATGAAAGCAAACCGAGCCGTTGCAAGAACCCTTGCGCTTACGATGGCCAAGTACAAAGCTTCCGACCGGGAAGAGGCAATGGATATCCTGAAAAATATCCTCAAAGAAAATCCAAATCTTATAGGGGTCTATGCAGGATATGAGCCGGATGCTTTTGATGGCAGGGATTCCGAATATGTGAATGCGCCTGGACATGATGCTACAGGTAGGTTCGTTCCTTACTGCAATATGATTAATGGTCAGATAACTATCGATCCTCTTGTCAATTATGATTCCTCGGACTACTACCAGCTACCGAAAACTACAGGCAAAGATGTCCTGACAGAGCCCTACTTTTATGAGGGAGTATTTATGGTAAGCTACGACTCTCCAATTTTTAAAGACGGAGAGTTCACAGGGATAGCTGGTGTGGACGTCCCCCTTGAATATGTGGATGAGATTGCAAGCAAGATCAACACGTTTGATACCGGGTATGCTTTCATGGTAAGCAATTCCGGGATCTTTCTCTCACATCCCACGCAGAAGGACTGGATCGGAAAGAAAAGCCTTTCCGATTTTGACGTGGAAGAAATTAGAAGGGCAGCCGATGATATCCAAAAGGGAATCGGAGGAAACATTGAGATCAATGACCCAATCACCGGCAAGACCGTTATTATGTTTTACGAACCCGTTGAGACCGGAGACTTTGCCTTCGTCCTGGTTGTCCCAAAAGAGGAAATGCTTGCCGGAGTCACTGCCCTGCGGAACAGGCTGCTGATCATCTCTGCAATCTCGATCCTGTTCATGGCTGCCCTGGCTTATATGATTGCCCGCTCCATCACAAGACCTATCGATGAAATTGTTGAGGACTTCAAGAGCATTGCCCAGGATGCGGTTAAAGGAAAGCTTGATGTAAGGGCAAACACCGATGTGGAAATCGATTTCCGGGAAATTCCAACCGGCCTGAATGAGATCCTCAAAGCCGTAATCATCCCTATCCGAGAAGCCATGAGGGTAACCAATGCCCTTGCACAGGGAGAGTTGAAGGAAAGGGTCAATGTAGATGTTCAGGGGGAGTTCAGAGATCTTGGGGACACCCTTGATAAATTTTCCGAAACCCTCAACAGGATCATTGATGATTCAAATGCTGTTCTGATGGCTTTCCAGAATAATGATTTCAAGCGAGAGATCCTTGTGCACGGGCATGGGGACTTTAAGCTCCTTACGGACGGGATCGAAGAAACCCGCAGGGCTCTTGATCTTGTTACCGCGCAGCGCAGGGAAGCAGAAAAAGCCCTGCTGGACTACTCTCTGGAGCTGGAACGTTCCAACAAGCTTAAAGAAGAAATGGAACGAGTTATCAACAATAGTCCGGTAATTGTCTTTTTATGGAAATTTGAAGAAGGGTGGCCTGCGGAATTCGTTTCGGAAAACATTACACGGCTTGGCTATGATGCAGAGGATTTTGCCTCAAAGGAAATTCTTTACGGAGATATCGTCCATCCCGAGGACCTGGTAAAGATGCAAAAAGAACTTGCCAGAAATGTGGAAGCGGGCTGTGACGTCTATACCTCGGAATACCGAATCTTTACCAAATCCGGGGAAGTCCGCTGGGTGGATGAAAGAACGTTTATCCAGAGAGATGGTAAAGGAGGAATCCACCTACAGGGCATTATCCTCGATATCACCGATCACAAAAAAGCCGAAGAAGCCCTGCTGCAGATCGAAGAAATCCACAAAAAAGAAATTCATCACAGGATCAAAAACAACCTGCAGGTAATCTCAACCCTGCTTTACCTGGAGTCCGGTAATTTCTCAGACAGAAAGGTAATAGAAGCTTTCAAAGATAGCCAGCACAGGGTTAAGTCAATGGCTCTTGTCCATGAAAAACTCTACCAGTCTGAAGACATGGTAAACGTGGACTTTGCGGACTACATTAAAAACCTCGCTGATTACCTCTCCCAGGCCTACTCTACAGGCAGCGGAGAAGTCAGCCTGAAGCTTGATGTTGAAAACGTTTTCCTGGGCATGGATACGGCAGTCCCCCTGGGTATCATTATCAATGAACTTGTCTCAAACGCCCTTAAACATGCTTTTTCCAAAGGAGAAGACGGGGAAATCCGAATCCAGCTGCACAGGGATGGAGGAAACCTACCCGGGAATAGAGATAATTATAAAAATGCAGAAGATCAAGTGGCTAAGAGCGAAAAAGTTGATAGTACCGGCTTTAGCAGCATACAGGGGAATAAAAAAGTAGAGGACAGGCTGACCATGATTGTAAGGGATAACGGCAGAGGATTCCCCAAAGACCTTGATTTCAGAAACACGGATTCTCTCGGGCTCCAGCTGGTGACTGCGCTTGTAGATCAGATTAACGGGAGCATAGAACTTGATACCAGCAGGGGAACCGGGTTTATAATTGTCTTTCAGGAGCTGAAGTACAAACCAAGGGTGTAA
- the pap gene encoding polyphosphate:AMP phosphotransferase, translating to MLENVDLSQAIANEEYKKSIKTLEVKLGELQRRAWELKIPIILVFEGWHASGMGEDINRFILPLDPRGFDFHTMIRPCYEDRLKPFLMRFWAWIPVKGRIGIFDRSWYSRAIIELFGKEKNERALEKALEEITYFERQLADDGYLILKFFLHISEKEQKERFKEIKKKDIPLILDEYEGKNGKEQDFIDQYDEYLPVIEKILEKTDVPNAPWAIVEANDRNFAVLKIMVTVTHAIEKSIEKITRTPGLQTIKYLDMSTTNLPVLNSSALEKTDLSKNISIEEYRESKKLYQHRLEALQYELFRKKRSVIIIFEGWDAAGKGGDIHRLVEVLNPRLYRVVPVGSPNDTEKAHQYLWRFCDAIPMAGHITIFDRSWYGRVLVERVEGLCTEDEWRRAYREINEFEKILADAGAIIFKFWLHIDKETQLERFESRLNDPEKHWKITEEDWRNRNRWDEYKVAVDEMLQKTSTTGAPWIVIESRDKRYSRVKVLKTVAETLEEELKKA from the coding sequence ATGCTTGAAAACGTTGACTTATCCCAGGCAATAGCAAACGAAGAATATAAGAAGAGTATAAAAACGCTTGAGGTTAAACTCGGCGAGCTTCAACGCAGAGCCTGGGAGCTGAAAATACCTATTATACTTGTTTTTGAAGGCTGGCACGCATCAGGGATGGGGGAGGATATCAACCGTTTTATCTTGCCCCTGGACCCAAGGGGATTTGATTTTCATACCATGATCAGGCCCTGTTATGAGGACCGCCTCAAGCCTTTCCTTATGCGGTTCTGGGCGTGGATTCCAGTAAAAGGAAGAATTGGAATCTTTGACCGGAGCTGGTACAGCAGAGCAATAATCGAGCTCTTCGGAAAAGAAAAAAATGAAAGAGCTCTGGAAAAGGCTCTGGAAGAAATCACCTATTTTGAGCGCCAGCTTGCAGATGACGGGTACCTGATACTCAAGTTTTTCCTCCACATCAGTGAGAAAGAACAGAAAGAGCGTTTTAAGGAAATCAAAAAAAAGGATATCCCCCTTATTCTCGATGAATATGAAGGAAAAAACGGAAAAGAACAGGATTTTATCGATCAATATGATGAATACCTACCTGTTATAGAAAAAATACTTGAGAAAACAGATGTCCCCAATGCCCCCTGGGCAATAGTCGAGGCAAACGACAGGAACTTTGCAGTCCTGAAAATCATGGTAACAGTAACTCACGCAATTGAGAAATCTATTGAAAAGATAACAAGGACTCCGGGGCTACAGACGATCAAATATCTTGACATGTCAACTACAAATCTCCCAGTCCTTAACAGTTCAGCTCTGGAAAAGACTGACCTCTCAAAAAATATTTCTATAGAAGAATACAGAGAGTCTAAAAAACTTTACCAGCACAGACTCGAAGCCCTCCAGTATGAGCTTTTTAGAAAAAAGCGCTCAGTTATTATAATCTTTGAAGGATGGGATGCCGCAGGGAAAGGAGGGGATATTCACCGCCTTGTCGAAGTGCTTAACCCCCGGCTTTACAGGGTTGTACCTGTGGGTTCACCAAATGATACTGAAAAAGCCCACCAGTACCTCTGGCGCTTCTGTGACGCAATCCCAATGGCAGGACATATTACTATCTTTGACAGGAGCTGGTACGGCCGCGTCCTCGTAGAAAGAGTAGAAGGGCTCTGCACGGAAGATGAATGGAGAAGAGCCTACAGGGAAATCAATGAGTTTGAAAAAATCCTTGCTGATGCGGGAGCAATTATCTTCAAATTCTGGCTTCATATCGATAAAGAAACCCAGCTCGAGCGTTTTGAAAGCCGGCTAAATGACCCGGAAAAACACTGGAAAATTACAGAAGAAGACTGGCGAAACCGGAACAGATGGGATGAATACAAAGTTGCAGTCGATGAGATGCTCCAGAAAACGAGTACTACAGGTGCCCCATGGATAGTTATCGAATCCAGGGATAAACGTTATTCAAGAGTAAAAGTCCTGAAAACCGTAGCTGAAACCCTTGAAGAAGAATTGAAGAAGGCTTAA
- a CDS encoding response regulator — MAKGRILIVEDEHIVAIGIKRMLKGLGYTVTGVASSGEDAISKAESTFPDLVLMDIMLKGELDGVEAAKEIKERFDVPVVYLTAYSDSNIVERVKKTGPFGYIVKPFDEKDLHSNIEIALHRYRKEKENLEETIEEEK, encoded by the coding sequence ATGGCAAAAGGAAGAATTCTGATAGTCGAAGATGAACATATCGTTGCGATAGGAATAAAGCGCATGTTGAAAGGTCTGGGATATACGGTTACAGGTGTCGCTTCATCCGGAGAGGATGCCATAAGCAAAGCCGAAAGCACCTTTCCTGACCTCGTGCTGATGGACATAATGCTAAAAGGAGAACTTGATGGCGTGGAAGCTGCAAAGGAGATCAAAGAACGCTTTGATGTGCCTGTGGTTTACCTGACTGCTTATTCTGATAGCAATATTGTCGAACGGGTTAAAAAGACCGGACCCTTTGGCTACATCGTAAAACCCTTTGACGAAAAAGACCTGCACAGCAATATCGAAATAGCCCTGCACAGGTACAGGAAAGAAAAAGAAAATCTCGAGGAAACGATTGAAGAGGAAAAATAA
- a CDS encoding histidine kinase dimerization/phosphoacceptor domain -containing protein, translating to MFSDTPLKTKMILYTVLGVFLILTASTAVIISTVTTQEEKLAYQQSVEMASNYANQFDTDMKANLAIARTISTTMASYETADRNEALLILENLLLDNPHLLGTYVAFEPDAFDGKDAEYVNAPAHDGTGRFVPYWNKMNGTIAVAPLLHYDDSDYYQLPKDTKKDLLTEPYFYEGVFMVSYVSPIIKGGEFAGIGGVDVSLEYVDEVVSEVRTFDTGYAFMVSNEGILMSHPTHKDWIGKKNLYDFGGEELKKASIDIEKGVGGHLETTDPTTGKTVIMFYEPVKTGDFAFVLVVPKEEMLAGVTDLRDKLLIISAISILFMAALAYMIARSVTKPINRIVDNFKSIAEDAVKGELGVRADTNVGIDFREIPRGLNEILNAVVVPIRETMRVTNALAQGELKERVNVDVQGEFRKLEDTLDKFSETLNMIIDDSNAVLTAFQHNNFKLPIRIQGQGDFKLLTDGIEETRLVLDRITTQRREAEKALIEYARKLEHSNRLKEEMERIINNSPVIVILWKYEEGWPIEFVSENVTLLGYEVEDLISNRILYADIVYPDDLEKVDNELARNVDVGCDAYNSEYRIFTKSGEVRWVDERTFIQRDGKGEIRLQGIILDITEHKKAEEALLQMEEIRKKEIHHRIKNNLQVISTLLYLESGNFSDEKVIEAFKDSQHRVKSMALVHEKLYQSEDMISVDFADYIQNLANYLFGAYSVGSRDIKLKLDVDNVFLGMDTAVPLGIIINELISNSLKHAFSEGESGEICVGLKKEENGKDGKETGRLGTGKGSKAGIPGNCFSLIVRDNGKGFPEDIDFKETDSLGLQLVVSLVDQVEGSIELDTSRGTEFRIMFRELKYKQKL from the coding sequence ATGTTCAGTGATACCCCGTTGAAAACAAAGATGATCCTCTATACCGTTCTCGGGGTTTTTCTAATCCTTACGGCTTCCACAGCTGTGATTATTTCCACGGTTACAACGCAGGAAGAAAAGCTGGCCTACCAGCAGTCAGTTGAAATGGCTTCCAATTATGCAAACCAGTTTGATACGGACATGAAAGCCAACCTTGCCATTGCAAGAACGATTTCCACTACCATGGCAAGCTATGAAACTGCAGACCGGAACGAAGCTCTTCTTATTCTGGAAAACCTGCTCCTTGACAATCCTCATCTCCTCGGGACCTATGTGGCTTTTGAGCCCGATGCCTTTGACGGGAAAGACGCTGAATATGTAAATGCTCCTGCCCACGATGGAACTGGCAGGTTTGTCCCTTACTGGAATAAAATGAACGGGACTATTGCAGTTGCACCTCTCCTTCATTATGACGATTCTGATTATTACCAGCTTCCAAAAGATACGAAAAAAGATCTGCTTACTGAACCCTATTTTTATGAAGGAGTCTTCATGGTGAGTTACGTTTCTCCTATCATTAAGGGTGGAGAATTTGCAGGGATTGGGGGAGTGGACGTTTCCCTTGAATATGTGGATGAAGTGGTAAGTGAGGTCCGGACTTTTGATACGGGATACGCTTTTATGGTCAGCAATGAGGGAATTCTTATGTCCCATCCGACCCATAAGGACTGGATCGGAAAAAAGAACCTGTATGATTTTGGAGGAGAAGAACTCAAAAAAGCCTCCATTGATATTGAAAAAGGTGTTGGTGGACACCTTGAAACAACGGACCCGACAACCGGAAAAACCGTTATTATGTTTTACGAACCTGTTAAGACCGGAGACTTCGCTTTTGTACTGGTAGTCCCCAAAGAAGAAATGCTTGCCGGAGTTACCGATCTGAGAGACAAGCTTCTTATTATTTCTGCAATCTCAATCCTGTTTATGGCGGCTCTGGCTTATATGATTGCAAGATCCGTAACAAAGCCGATTAACAGAATTGTTGATAATTTTAAGAGCATTGCTGAAGATGCAGTTAAAGGAGAACTCGGAGTAAGGGCTGACACGAATGTGGGAATCGATTTCAGGGAAATTCCCAGAGGTTTGAATGAAATCCTCAATGCTGTGGTTGTCCCTATCCGGGAAACCATGAGGGTGACCAATGCCCTTGCACAGGGAGAGTTGAAGGAAAGGGTCAATGTGGACGTTCAGGGAGAGTTCAGGAAACTTGAGGACACGCTGGATAAGTTTTCCGAGACCCTTAATATGATTATTGACGACTCGAACGCCGTACTTACAGCTTTTCAGCACAATAATTTCAAGCTCCCTATCCGGATACAGGGGCAGGGAGACTTCAAACTCCTGACTGATGGGATTGAAGAGACCCGCCTGGTCCTTGACAGGATTACAACCCAGCGCAGGGAGGCAGAAAAAGCCTTAATTGAGTATGCGAGAAAACTTGAGCACTCAAACAGGTTAAAAGAAGAAATGGAACGGATAATTAACAACAGCCCTGTGATCGTCATTTTGTGGAAGTATGAGGAAGGCTGGCCAATAGAATTTGTCTCGGAAAACGTTACCCTACTTGGATATGAAGTAGAGGATTTAATCTCAAACAGAATTCTCTATGCAGACATTGTCTATCCGGATGACTTGGAAAAAGTAGATAATGAACTTGCCAGAAACGTGGATGTGGGCTGTGATGCCTACAACTCGGAATACCGGATCTTTACAAAATCCGGGGAAGTCCGCTGGGTGGATGAGAGAACTTTTATCCAGAGAGATGGAAAAGGAGAAATCCGCCTGCAGGGGATTATCCTGGACATCACCGAGCACAAAAAAGCCGAAGAAGCCCTGTTGCAGATGGAAGAGATCCGCAAAAAAGAAATTCACCACAGGATTAAAAACAACCTGCAGGTAATCTCAACCCTGCTCTACCTTGAGTCCGGAAATTTCTCCGATGAAAAGGTAATAGAAGCTTTCAAAGATAGCCAGCACAGAGTAAAGTCCATGGCACTGGTCCACGAAAAACTCTACCAGTCCGAAGATATGATAAGTGTGGACTTTGCAGACTACATCCAGAACCTTGCAAATTACCTTTTTGGGGCATATTCGGTGGGGAGCAGAGACATCAAGTTAAAGCTTGACGTTGACAACGTTTTCCTTGGTATGGATACGGCTGTCCCTCTCGGTATCATTATCAATGAACTAATCTCAAACTCCCTTAAGCATGCCTTCTCAGAAGGAGAAAGCGGCGAGATTTGCGTCGGTCTCAAAAAAGAAGAAAACGGAAAGGATGGCAAAGAGACCGGACGGCTTGGCACCGGTAAAGGAAGCAAGGCAGGAATCCCAGGAAATTGTTTTTCACTTATTGTCAGGGATAACGGCAAAGGTTTTCCGGAAGATATTGATTTCAAAGAGACCGATTCCCTGGGCCTGCAACTTGTTGTTTCCCTTGTGGACCAGGTTGAGGGCAGCATTGAACTTGACACGAGCAGGGGAACCGAATTCAGGATCATGTTCCGGGAATTAAAGTACAAGCAAAAATTATGA
- a CDS encoding DUF2551 domain-containing protein: protein MVSIRAKIKSRLEKFLEVDSSGYRRAILCIFIRVKKATIDELHEMLSSRYNVSRNTVASMVGYIHSKLGILRAHKESYKTPMVYLLREEYIDLLMKIVASPTKKSTDSAA, encoded by the coding sequence ATGGTATCCATCCGAGCTAAAATTAAATCCAGACTAGAGAAATTTCTTGAAGTAGATTCCAGTGGATATCGAAGGGCTATTCTGTGTATCTTCATCAGGGTAAAGAAAGCAACTATTGATGAGCTGCATGAAATGCTTTCAAGCAGATATAATGTATCAAGAAATACTGTGGCATCAATGGTAGGGTACATTCATTCGAAACTTGGAATTCTAAGGGCACATAAGGAATCTTACAAAACTCCAATGGTTTATCTTTTAAGAGAAGAGTATATAGACCTGCTTATGAAGATAGTTGCCTCACCCACGAAAAAATCTACTGATTCCGCAGCCTGA